A stretch of Lathyrus oleraceus cultivar Zhongwan6 chromosome 6, CAAS_Psat_ZW6_1.0, whole genome shotgun sequence DNA encodes these proteins:
- the LOC127096164 gene encoding uncharacterized protein LOC127096164, giving the protein MGGDFRQVLPVVRKGTKAQMISACIVQSHLWNHTKILHLRQNMRSLHDQEFAEFLIRIGDDVEPTKPNDMARLPSHIAIPWEGDHSIQVIIQHIFPNLELHGWDAPYMVQRAILTPTNDAVQKLNNMIINQFLGEEYNLLSFDEVE; this is encoded by the coding sequence ATGGGGGGAGATTTTCGTCAAGTTCTTCCTGTTGTAAGAAAAGGTACTAAGGCACAAATGATTTCAGCGTGTATTGTTCAGTCTCATTTATGGAATCATACCAAGATTTTGCATTTGCGTCAAAATATGCGATCATTGCATGATCAAGAGTTTGCAGAATTTCTTATTCGCATTGGTGATGATGTTGAACCTACCAAACCAAATGACATGGCGAGGTTACCTTCACATATTGCAATCCCATGGGAAGGTGACCATTCCATACAAGTGATAATCCAACATATTTTTCCTAATTTAGAATTGCATGGTTGGGATGCCCCATATATGGTACAAAGAGCTATTTTGACACCAACAAATGATGCTGTCCAGAAATTGAATAATATGATTATCAACCAGTTTCTAGGAGAAGAATATAATTTGTTGTCGTTTGACGAGGTTGAATGA